From the genome of Oryza glaberrima chromosome 1, OglaRS2, whole genome shotgun sequence:
ATTCATTATAGTGAAGATTTAGTTTAATATAAGTTTCTTGGGGATCATCTTGCAGGATTTCTCCTTACAAATGTTCAACCGAAGTTGTGATGAATTCGTTCCTAGCCTATCATGAGTTATGTCCATGAGTGGGAAAAGGCCCATCAAATGCTGCTTTGAGTTTGGATTCAGTTTAGGTGTGATTGTGATGTTTTAGCATGAAGTTAAGCAGCAGTCATGGGGTACTCATAATTGATTCGACCAAACTCCAAACATTGTAATTTATCAGATATGTGTATTAAAAGCCCTTGCCAATCTGCAATGCTTGGAATTTTTCCATCTGATGCTCAAACTGAACGCAAGTGAAATCCTTCTCGCCAGATGATTTATCATTACGTCTGGCCTTTATATATTTGTAGATTTGTTATACCAAGGGAACACTTTCTATTGCTTCATATGATATTTCTCAGATTATCGGCCTCATTTACTGTATGCAGAGCTTTTCGATGGACAAGTTTGAAGTGAGCTGTGGAACAAACTTCATGCTGTGGTGGGCGGTGGCGTATGTGCAAGCCAGGAGCTCACCAGCTATCCTTGCGGCAACTGCCCTTGCCGGTGGTTTGGCAATTGCTTACGCTCTCAAAAGGAACAGCGGCAACGAACCGTAAGGATTCTCCGATACGGTAATGTCCATCTGcgttaacctttttttttcccctaagCTTATGTCTCCGGTATGCGGGGCCAACTTGCAACTTCCATAATTGTTACTATAGGGATTCCATTCGTGAACTTTTCCTCGTCTATACACAAGAGCGGGGGTCCAAAATAAGTAGCTTGAGTCAACGCATGATACTGGTGCAAAATTAGGACGTAATAAGTTCTTTGTTCTTGCAACTCACGCTTTCGCATAGAGTGATGATGTCTAACCTTTGCGCAATTGCTCTTGCAGACTTCAAAGCACGAAGTATCTATTTTAATGCAGAAAGGAAGCttttctcaaaataaaataaaataaaatttgatcttgtaattaattttagagtttCTTTGCCACTTTCAATAGGGATGAGAAGttgtctttttcctttttcatggagggagtactccataCTGTACACTACAGTGCTACCcatttcattgaatatattgACCCGGATTCTGATCCTGATGTATAAAACCAGAGGCGAGAAGTCCCCGCAAGCTATTGGTCATTGTTACTTTGTTTCTACTGTTCTCCAGTTGACTAGGACACCAGGCTTTAGCTACGTACTCCTACTGAAGTCGAATGCAGATACTTCTGCTAAACTGAAAAACCACGTTGTAACCTCGGTTTTGGCACTGCGCACTTGTATCCATATATTGGCACAGATATCAACCGCCCTAGAATGTACACACGAAATTTGTAAAATTGCTTAGTATATACTACTAGGTATTATTTGCTTCTATACCCAGAATGTATTTGCATTTCTAGGTGCGTGTTAGGTAGGACGCATCGATTTATGTTACTGCCATTACGAATTGTCGTGTTTTGTTACTTTGATGATGATATCTTCCTTTCATAAGTATGAGTAAATCATTAAGGACCTTAATGTTTAGAACACCACCTTCGTCTCTCCTCGGGAGAGCATTGATCCTTGGTCTCTTGGATCATGCTCTAATATTTTTGTAAGATCCATACGTACATGTGGGCATTAGATTCGTATTTTTTTTACCGAGAATTTTCCACGGTACACGCCCACTTGGGTAATCTTAAACGGAACAATAGAAGAACCTACGACTAATAGATTGCTTCCTAATTACAGTTCCTAGTTCTCAGTGGTGATGAAGAAATTAATCAATAGGTACAAACTTTTGCACGAACAAGCCACATCAATTTTAAGTAGAAACCAACGCGCAGAGTTGCATGCGTGGCCTTGTAGCTTGTAGCGCATGGGCTCATGTTCGAGGTAGAGGTGTAACGAACAGCTGCATATCTCCCTCTCCAGCTTGAGGCAAGCTAGGCCATGAACAGTACGAACAAGCCCATGGCTGCCTCATCTCATTCAGGTAGTAGGCTCCTCAAAGCTGTGCTTTTCCTGCTCATCTTCTCGTTAGGATTTATCATGGGCATGATCTCCATGGCCAACTTCCCTAATTTCTACGGGTCGCCTTTACTGTCACCAATGCTGCTATCAGTATCCTCCCTTGCGCCATCATCAACGCCAATGCCAACGCCAACGGCGCCATCACCATCGCCGGAGACACCGTGCGTGtggccaccatcgccgcctagTCCTACTGATCCGTCGGCGTCACTGCCATCACCAACGGAAAGACCGGCGGCGCCGATGGGTTTGACGGCGTTTCTTGCGCCGACCAGCGTCGTGCACACCATGACCGACGAGGAGCTCCTGTGGAGGGCGTCCATGGCGCCGAAGGTGTCTCGCACGCCGTACAGCCGCGTGCCCAAGGTGGCCTTCCTGTTCCTTGTGAGGAACCAGCTGCCACTGCGGCCACTCTGGGAGAAATTCTTCGCCGGGCACAACCAGTCTCTCTACTCCATCTACGTCCACTCGTATCCCCCTTTTGCTGCCTCGCTGCCCACTGACTCCGTCTTCTACGGCCGCATGATTCCAAGCCAGGTATACCACACCACTGTATAGATAGATTGTTTGATGTTTCTGTCACCGTGTCACGTCACGATCTGACGATGGAATTGTGCGTGCGTTGCGATGTATGTCGTCCATGCATGCAGAAGACGACCTGGGGCGACTCGAACCTGGtagaggcggagcggcggctgctggcGAACGCGCTGCTGGACATGTCGAACGAGCGGTTCGCGCTGCTGTCCGAGTCGTGCATCCCAATCTTCGACTTCCCCACCGTGTACGCGCACCTGACGGGCTCCAACGACAGCTTCGTCGACTGCTTCGACAACAACGGCGCCATGGCGCGGTACAGGCAGGACGTGTTCGCGCCCCACAACATCACGCAGGCGCAGTGGCGCAAGGGCTCCCAGTGGTTCGAGATGGaccgcgccctcgccgtcgagGTCGTCTCCGACGAGGCCTACTTCCCGGCGTTCCGGGGATGCAGGCACTGCGTCATCGACGAGCACTACATCCCGACGCTGGTGAGTCTTCTCCGGTGGCGCCGCAACGCCAACCGGACGCTCACGTACATGGAGTGGCGGCCGAGGTCGCCGCACCCGAGGAGCCACGGCGCACGGGACGTCACCGAGGAGCTTTTGAGGAAGATGAGGAGCGGCGCCGCCAACTGCACCTACAACGGCGCGCCCAGTGACATCTGCTTCGTGTTCGCGCGCAAGTTCACGCCGGACACGCTTGGCCCGCTGCTCGACCTGGCTCCCAAGGTTATGGGCTTCGGCTGAGATACAAATTTAGATCGATCGGTCGTCTGTGGATGCATATCATGCATGATGCACGCTTCATCAGGTACATGTTACCAGTCGGAATGTCGCATGGCACATTCTAAGGTCATGTTACATTAGGATGTAGGTGAAAATCCTACGGAGCAAATGAGAAATTTTACGGCCTAAAATTTTCATTGAAGATTTTGAAATCTAAAGATAACAGGTTTTACAGTAGAAAATATAGTATCTCCTGATATCTTTTCAAGTACGGTGAAATTACCCCGGAGTATACATCTCCTACCTCACCTGTACACGCTACTGTGCATGCTTGTAGCTGTGTAGTGTTCATAAGAATTTGGTACCGAATAGTTATCGATATATTTACTTTGTTCGAAAATGCTCTCCATCGAGCATCTGACTGGAAGTAAAACATTGGATGCTTCCTCGATAtgattcacctttttttttccaaaggacATGCTaatttctcctcctctctatgTTATGCTAAGTACTCGGGCGCTATTGTGAGATACACGGTACCCAGGTATCCAAGGAGAGACCTTTAGGCCGTGCGGCATGGGGTGGGCCAAGAGCCCTAGGCCCATGCGATGCACTTGTAAATTAAGTAAGAAATATTCTCAGGATAAGATATAAATCCCGAGAATCACGTATATCTTTTATAGATATAATAATGAGATCTAGTTGCAATCAACTAGATATTTTTCTTGTAATTCTCTGTTGATGTAAAagcacgaggcctgggagatctgcttaactccagtgcaggtccaaaacttgcctttgggtgtgtgagcgtgctagttgatttgatcctgcaatcaacaagaaacaaagacaaagaaaccacggttaaatccataaatgatagccgatcggctagatgccgatgacatatcatttatctctgagccgatgtcataagTAGATCGATCGACGATCATGAATAAGTGattaaagaactaaatctactcaatcggctgtagatattaacaatatgtaatctttatatcgatatatacttaaatcaagtaatTGGGatagacagtataaatcacttagatcgaaatatatattaacaatgagactatatatgttcatagcatagccaatcagatagatctagcgtgtatcggctaataccccgatactactctatattaagatatcaaaataagtagaatataccaaacaaaagcctaatatacttaaatgtgacgagatcttaacataaatggcagatttaacatgtcaatcaagcatataagaaaaatgtagttaaatcaggtaagatcggctgaaaccccgatactaccctaatcggcaaccaaagacaggctagagattgagattctaatcacgactcataagattaaactcaactgatgcagttataagtatgaaaagaaggacaatatctagacaatcaagccgttggatgtttcatagagtggtagatatcctatataatttaAGTCAacgtcgatatttaacctaatcggctgctttCTAGTAACAGACGTTAGCCGATTAGAAGTTAGATAGTGATATTGCCAgaaattatataagatatatgataactcgacgaattacataaacgagattagagtatcataaagatggaagcactaatcctgagaacgcaagccgccataacaagttttacctctagttgaagatcggaaccgatgcagctcaacccgaaagcaagaactcgtcgaaacaaaacaaaagtaaaaaggtggcgatgcgccgagattgtattgaacgtgtgtcagtttgattacatggggttcggggtctatttatacccgagattacaaaatatgtccatatcagacacgactcttatctctaacaaactctaagataccataagtctttgcggatgcccaaacatatctctaaggaaattacataaaatatcctaattaatagatacaattgccttctcaggactctatccatgtgtggcaatcaCCATGAAGCttattaactcaacccgacaacgtattccttgtcatattgtcggatttggctcaatcggctaaccctgtccaACTCAGACTCTGCCAATCCTGATCACAGCCGATTCGGATTTCAGCCGATTCTTGTTCTGTCTCCGAAACGATCTTGGATTTagattccgcttcgatctgaTCTCTATCTTTGATActcagattaccaaatttggtcgttaacattCTCCCCTTCATCTTATATAAGAGAGGGTTAGCGGTCCCGAGATTAGGGCATCTCCACAACTCGGTTAGACATTCCATTATTCATACGCGCTGTCGGCTATCTCATTGCTGACATGCGCACACCGGCATAGATCCAATCTACACCAACTGTAGTAGGCTATTACCTTATCCTAAGGGCATGAACCAGTATAAATCTATATCACCATCTCTCCTCGATCTAGTGCACCCCGTAAATAATATTGCTGATACTAGAAATCGACACTAGGAATTGACAAAAAAGTAACTAATAgaatccaaatcatttataaatTGTCTCAAATTGCCATGtatttttagagaaaaacaACAATCCATTAGCTGGGCTCTAGGTTTGTTAGTGTTTAACAATTTCTGGCCGAGCTACTATCGGTTTCCTTACTATAGCTAGTAGTGTATTTACACAGATGGAGCTactcttaggccctgtttagttcatgggtgaaaagtttttgcgtgtcacatcagatatactgacacatatttgaagtattaaacgtagtctaagaacaaaacaaattacaaattccgccAGTACAaactacgagacaaatttatttagcctaattaatccatcattagtaaatgtttactgtagcaccacattgtcaaatcatggtgcaattaggcttaaaagatttgtcttgcaatttacacgtaatctgtgtaattagtttttttctatatttaatactctatgcatatatttaaacattagatgtgatagggtgaaaagtttttgtgtgGGAAGGTCTTACATAAGATTCTGATAGGTGACGCCTGCCTTCCTAGGCCCGCATGTCAGTCACGTACATCCGATGAACCTCTTCCGTATCACACCCTTTTCTTGAGTGTTTTGACCCGGATTCTTCTGATCCTGGTGTATTAAACCGGAGGCGAACAATCCTGGCAAGCTAAAACTATCTGTCATCGTCACTGTGCTTGTACTGTTCTCCAGTTCTACTCCTACGTTGTATTCTTAAGCTTCCAAAGTTGACCGGGACAGCACACGGCTTGAGCTACGTAAGCCGAATGCAGAAAGTTCTGCTAGACTGACGAAACCACACGCTAAGTCCCTAACCTGTCGGTGTTAAACATTCGATCAATTGTAGTTTGGAACAAAAATAGTTTTATCTGATACAAAATCCTAACTAAAATAGTGAGTATATTTCACAGGAAATGAAGAATCCTTCTAATAATGTTACGCaataggaagaaaaaaataaaacatcgtGGTGTGTCATCAGATCCAATGACAACAATGATCAAGATGATTATCTACAAGACTTCACTCATGTTGGAAATATTAAGAATCTCAAAAGCTCAATAACGAAGAAGCATTAACGAACAAGAGACGGGATTTTTTCTTAGAGAAGAATCACTAATAAATAGGAGGTGTAAATTTTCTAATTAAAAAGTTGGCTATAAATTACCCAGCATGAACAAGGATGGTGTGTCATCTAAAACATCACTAGAGATGTTAGTATAGATGTCAAAGCAGTAAACTGATCAAACTATAAGAAAgtgcaacaaaaataatacaGATTTAGAAATCAACAAAAGAATAAAATGTGGATACCACATAACAAGTAATATCTACGCGAACAGAAATTATTAGACATAATAAAACAACCTACAACAAAGATTTCAAACAGAGAAAGAAGGTAATGAGGAGATGATGTTGAAATAGGAGATTGAAAAATTAATCAGAGTAAGGCAGCATTTTAGCCGATATCAACATTAAGGCCCTATCTAGTATGGCTCCAACTCCTGAATTCTTTTagaaattaatttcatatagtaAACTAAAGTAGCTTTATTAATCCCCTTATTTTGGTCCAAAATATGAACACAAATGTTTCAACCTAATAACCTTAATCTACCAGCATCTGTAACTCTAATAATTACTGAAGCTAGAAAGAAAAACCAGGCAAGAGAACATTCAAGTTTGATTTGTGCTAAACAAGACCAATGTGCTAGATCTTTTGCATTGCCCACATGTTCTCTCTTATCATATTGGTACAATTTGGTTCCAAACCAAATTTTTCCTTACCACAAGTACCCTATTAAAATTTTTGCAGTGATAAAGCTTGTAGTACATCACACCAGACTAGCCCTAATAGCACTTGGTTGTGTGTATGATCTCGTAATATTATTAAGGTATTGTTGTTATAATTAAAGACACTAAAGATAAATATTTAATCGAGTTACATAGGAAGGAATACCAATCAAgagaaactaaaaaaaattaaatgtcatattggagggggaagaagaaaaGTGTAGTAGACACATATCACTTGTAGTACTAGTTATTAAACAGAGCAAGAGAATTCCCTCAAAAAATAAACAGAGGAAGAGAAGAATCTACAGCTAATATATATTGCTTCCTTGGTACAGTTCCTAGTTCCCACAAATgaggaaattaattaatcaatcgatGCGAACTTTTGCATCTACAAGCTACGTTAATTTTAAGTAGAGATAGATCAAAGCGGTGAGTTGCATGACTCATGTTCGACACAGATCAAATCGCCACGAACAACATGAACAAGCCTATGGCTGCCACTCACTCAGGCAGCAGCCTCCTCAAAGCAGTGCCAATGCTGCTCCTCTTCTCTTCAGGATTTATCCTGGGCATGATCTCCATCGCCAACTTCCCTAAATTCTACGAATCGCCTTTTCTATCGCCGATGTTACACTCCCTTGTACCATCATCATCACGGCCAATAATGcagccatcgccatcgccggagACACCGTGCGTGTGGCCACCACCATTGCCGTCGTCTACTCCAACTCCGGCGCCGTCACCGCCATCGACACCGACAGGGTTGATGGGGTTCCTTGCGCCGAGCGGCGTGACGCACAACATGACCGACGAGGAGCTCCTGTGGAGGGCGTCCATGGCGCCGAGGGTGTCTCGCGCGCCGTACAGCCGCGTGCCCAAGGTGGCGTTCCTGTTCCTGGTGAGAGCGAAGCTGCCGTTGCGGCTACTGTGGGAGAAGTTCTTCGCGGGGCACGGGAAGGAGCTCTACTCCATCTACGTCCACTCCGATCCTCCTTTTGCTGCCTCGCTGCCGACCGACTCTGTCTTCTATGGCCGCATGATTCCAAGCCAGGTTCGTAACACTGTAACAGAGCATGCAAATTGACCTCGATTATTTTGTTCTTCCAAGTTGATTTCGTTCTTTGCATGGAAACAATTCGTAATAGAGAGCAAAACTAATCCAGGTTCGTAATAACACTGTGACAGatcaaattttgttttatttagttgtttgcatgaatttttttttcaaaaaatagaaTAATGCGGTGAGCGTGGATCGAACACGCGACCTTCAGATCTTCAGTCTGACGCTCTCCCAACTGAGCTATCCCCGCTTACGTTGTTTAACGTTGATTACACCTGAATCATTAGTTAATTACTTTCACTAGCCGGTTAGTTGTGGTAGGTAAATATCGTTCTGACGATCTCAAGCTAGTAACTGTGCGTGCGTTGCGATTAAAATTTTGTGCACGCGTGCATTTGCAGAGGACGACCTGGGGCGACGCGAACCTGGTGGAAGCGGAGCGTCGGCTGCTAGCGAACGCGCTGCTGGACCTATCAAACGAGCGCTTCGCGCTGCTGTCCGAGTCGTGCATCCCCATCTTCGACTTCCCCACCGTGTACGCTCACCTCACCGGATCCAACGACAGCTTCGTCGACTGCTTCGACAACGCCGGCGCCCGCGCGCGCTACAGGCCGGCGCTGTTCGCGCCGCACAACATCACGGCGGCGCAGTGGCGCAAGGGGTCCCAGTTCTTCGAGATGGaccgcgccctcgccgtcgagGTCGTCTCCGACGAGCGCTACTTCCCGGCGTTCCGCGACTCTTGCGCCGGGCGCAGGGGCTGCCTCATCGACGAGCACTACATCCCGACGCTGGTCAGCCTGCTCCGGTGGCGCCGCAACGCCAACCGGACGCTCACGTACACGGAGTGGCGGCCGAGGAGGCCTCACCCGAGGAGCCACGGCGCACGGGACGTCACCGAGGAGCTCTTCGGGAAGATGAGGGGCGGCGCTGGCAACTGCTCGTACAACGGCAAGGCTAGCGACGTTTGCTTCGTGTTCGCGCGCAAGTTCTCGCCCGACGCGCTGGCGCCGCTGCTCGAGCTGGCTCCCAAGGTTATTGGCTTCGGCTGAGATGCAGAGATCGATCGGTTTTTTTCGTTCGTTTCTAGTACGTATTTTGTGGTGGATGCGTGCATATGTCTGCATGCTCCATCAGGCATCCGGTACATATACTTGTCAATTTCTACTGTCTTTCCAATTTTCAATTGTATCATtctattacaaaaaaaaaaaaaactttgcgaCCGATACTGGCGATTCTGACCATCTCGGCAATACTTGTACTgcccaagaaaagaaaagagaagaaacaagCAACGCGTCATCTTTTGTTGTCCTTTGAAGTAATAGTCTTTCCACTTGTGCATCTTCGAATACGGAATTGACCCCCGAGGTTTACTGTCACATGGTGATCACACACGTAGCTTTGGTTCGCAGTTTTGCACCGACATCATATCGAATCGTGCACGTTCGGTGATCCATGCAGCACACCCCAGCgagccgcgcggcgcggcgccgcgccaCGGCACGGAAACCTTgcgaggtactccctccgtacccaaaaaaaaaagcaaacattgggttttcgtgtccaattttaactgtccgtcttatataaattttttttataatttgtattttcattgttgttagatggtaaaacataattaatatttcatgcgtgacttgtctttttacttttttttttttaatttttttaaataagacggacggtcaaacgttgagcacGAAAATCAGGTTTGTAACGTACTCCGGCGCGTGTACGTGTTTGCCCGCGCCGCGCGACGCGAGGCGACGCACACGGTACGACGCGTACACCGAGGCCGGATCGTGCTTTTGGCACGTGTTAATGCTCGAGAGTCGTGTGGGCTTGGTGTCGAAACTGGACCGAAATTGGGGAGTCGATGATTAGGCCCATGGACGAACATATATAATCTCcctttttcttcctctctcctcagAGAAACACTTTAAAAAAGGCCCAATTAGCAATCTGCTCCGTACGATCTCCTAAAAGAACTGCCACCCCGTACGATGGATTTGGCGCACTCACCTCTGCAGCTCTGCAAGGCTGCATATAGTATTCCCACTGACAACCTCTCATACTTGTCTCTCTCGCGCACTTCCACCCAAAGCTAAAAAACATCCATCCCCATATACTGTAGGAGTACTCCATAGGAGGAGTATGTACATAATGGAATCAAGACTCCAAAAGGTACTCCTAAATTGATAATCGTCGTGAACAAATAGCCACCGGTAATCCGAATGGAGGACTACATATATAGCCGCCGGTAATGCTAGAAATTTCATCCTCTCGGCAAATAAAATACACCCAGTCCCAAAGGTAAAACCCCAACACTCCGTTGTCACGTGCGCGTGCGCAGCTAGTATAGCTGCGGTGCGCGCCTATTCTTGGCGCCATAATGAAGCCCAGATTGCACATAATCGCCGCTAATCGTAAAAAAAGCTCACCTTCATCGCTCACATCCCGAGAGTCTCGCCAATCTATGCAGCAATAATTACAACGAGCAAAAGCCCACCCGAGTAAAAAGGGGCCCACTGAATTCCGACCGGACATGATGCCCCAACATTTCCGCATTTCCGCTCCTCTCTTTTTTACCCTTGACATGTCCCCATCAACCAGCATGGCCCCACCCGTCATCCACACCTTCACCTGCTCCCCAAATCCATCCATGGCGCCACACGTCACCACCTTCTCACACCCTCGTCTTCGCGAGAGCTCGTCACTGTCACTGAGTTGTGGGCCCCTTCTGTGTGTGAGTCACTGTGCGTGCGGTGGTGAAGctgtggaggagggggagcgtCAGACAAGAACCCC
Proteins encoded in this window:
- the LOC127760403 gene encoding glycosyltransferase BC10-like, with translation MFDTDQIATNNMNKPMAATHSGSSLLKAVPMLLLFSSGFILGMISIANFPKFYESPFLSPMLHSLVPSSSRPIMQPSPSPETPCVWPPPLPSSTPTPAPSPPSTPTGLMGFLAPSGVTHNMTDEELLWRASMAPRVSRAPYSRVPKVAFLFLVRAKLPLRLLWEKFFAGHGKELYSIYVHSDPPFAASLPTDSVFYGRMIPSQRTTWGDANLVEAERRLLANALLDLSNERFALLSESCIPIFDFPTVYAHLTGSNDSFVDCFDNAGARARYRPALFAPHNITAAQWRKGSQFFEMDRALAVEVVSDERYFPAFRDSCAGRRGCLIDEHYIPTLVSLLRWRRNANRTLTYTEWRPRRPHPRSHGARDVTEELFGKMRGGAGNCSYNGKASDVCFVFARKFSPDALAPLLELAPKVIGFG
- the LOC127759884 gene encoding glycosyltransferase BC10-like, producing the protein MNSTNKPMAASSHSGSRLLKAVLFLLIFSLGFIMGMISMANFPNFYGSPLLSPMLLSVSSLAPSSTPMPTPTAPSPSPETPCVWPPSPPSPTDPSASLPSPTERPAAPMGLTAFLAPTSVVHTMTDEELLWRASMAPKVSRTPYSRVPKVAFLFLVRNQLPLRPLWEKFFAGHNQSLYSIYVHSYPPFAASLPTDSVFYGRMIPSQKTTWGDSNLVEAERRLLANALLDMSNERFALLSESCIPIFDFPTVYAHLTGSNDSFVDCFDNNGAMARYRQDVFAPHNITQAQWRKGSQWFEMDRALAVEVVSDEAYFPAFRGCRHCVIDEHYIPTLVSLLRWRRNANRTLTYMEWRPRSPHPRSHGARDVTEELLRKMRSGAANCTYNGAPSDICFVFARKFTPDTLGPLLDLAPKVMGFG